Below is a genomic region from Sulfitobacter sp. OXR-159.
CCGCCGAGGCCATGGCGAAAACGCCCGGATCACCCGAAGACACCACCACCACTCGTGCGCCCGCCTGAGCCAATTGCAGCGCATGGGTCGCGCGGTCCAGCTCCACCCGGTTGTCCGTGGGATGCAGCGTCAGCCCGTCGCGCGGGGCGACGCGGGCGACGTAGGGGATATAGCCGATAACGTCAGTGGCCTGCGCCAGCGCCTCAGTCACCTCTGGCGTCACAAGCGCGTCGTCACCGGGGCCGAGGCCCGCGATATGAAGGATGCCGCTCATGTGTCTGCCTCCGGCCTGCGGCCTTGGCCATGGACCAAGACGATCGCGAAATAGGGGCAATCGTCGTCGGCCACTTCGGAGAGTTTCGCCACCCGCTGATCCGGCATGGTGCCACGCTCCACCAGCCATGCGTCGTCCAGCTTGCCCGCCGCCGCGAGTGCTCGGCGCACAGTTGGCAGGTTGCGGCCCGTCTTCATCACCACCAGCGCATCGGCGCGTTTCATATGCTCAGTCAATTCGGCCTCAGGCAAAGTGCCCATCAGCACAGTCATCACGTCATCACCCCAAGTGAAGGGCGTATCCAGCGCGTTCCAGCAGCCCACCATACCGGGGATCGCGGGCAGCACCTCGACCTCGGCGCGGCCCTGAAGCCGGGTGTGCAGGTGCATGAAGGAGCCGTAGAAGAAGGGATCGCCCTCACACAGCACGACCACTTCGTGATCCTGCGCCAGTGCTTCGAGCCGGTCCGCCCATTCCTCGTAAAAGGTGACCATCTGGGCGCGATACTCGGGCGAATCGAACCGCAGCTCCGTGGT
It encodes:
- a CDS encoding precorrin-2 C(20)-methyltransferase, with translation MGKVICAGLGPGDPELMSVKSDRAIRGARHLAYFRKKGRAGQARRIVEGMLRDDVVEYAMEYPVTTELRFDSPEYRAQMVTFYEEWADRLEALAQDHEVVVLCEGDPFFYGSFMHLHTRLQGRAEVEVLPAIPGMVGCWNALDTPFTWGDDVMTVLMGTLPEAELTEHMKRADALVVMKTGRNLPTVRRALAAAGKLDDAWLVERGTMPDQRVAKLSEVADDDCPYFAIVLVHGQGRRPEADT